From Saccharomyces paradoxus chromosome IX, complete sequence, one genomic window encodes:
- the MMF1 gene encoding isoleucine biosynthesis protein MMF1 (Mitochondrial protein required for transamination of isoleucine~similar to YIL051C): MFLRNSVLRTAPVLKRGITTLTPVSTKLAPPAAASYSQAMKANNFVYVSGQIPYTPENKPVQGSISDKAEQVFQNVKNILAESNSSLDNIVKVNVFLADMKNFAEFNSVYAKHFHTHKPARSCVGVASLPLNVDLEMEVIAVEKN, from the coding sequence ATGTTTTTGAGAAATTCCGTTTTGAGAACTGCCCCAGTCTTGAAGAGGGGTATAACAACGTTGACCCCAGTCAGCACCAAGTTGGCCCCACCTGCTGCCGCCTCTTATTCTCAAGCTATGAAAGCGAACAACTTCGTGTACGTGTCTGGTCAAATCCCTTATACCCCAGAGAACAAGCCTGTTCAAGGTTCTATCTCTGACAAGGCGGAAcaagttttccaaaatgtCAAGAATATCTTAGCAGAAagtaattcttctttagatAATATAGTCAAAGTGAACGTATTCTTAGCCGATATGAAAAACTTTGCCGAATTCAATTCTGTGTACGCCAAGCACTTTCACACCCATAAGCCTGCAAGATCCTGTGTTGGTGTTGCCTCCTTACCATTGAATGTTGACTTAGAAATGGAAGTCATTGctgttgaaaagaattga
- the PCL7 gene encoding Pcl7p (Pho85p cyclin of the Pho80p subfamily~similar to YIL050W), translating to MELSSPPRRSTTSPIDIPGGSKQDLIIAPHSHSFKTDPCSSNNSSLVSKTSTNPSLESPFSSKSLLDCPPVQAVKKSLESEAKTHNLDDETNEQNHENILNMADFPTDELILMIGALLNRIITANDETTYSSQQVSQDAEDELLTPILAFYGKNVPEIAVDQYLERIQKYCPTTNDIFLSLLVYFDRISKNYGHCPERDGCAKQMFVMDSGNIHRLLITGITICTKFLSDFFYSNSRYAKVGGISLQELNHLELQFLVLCDFKLLVSVEEMQKYANLLYKFWNDQ from the coding sequence atggaacTAAGTTCACCACCGAGAAGAAGCACAACGTCGCCAATAGATATACCAGGGGGCAGTAAACAAGACTTGATAATCGCACCCCATTCTCACAGCTTTAAGACCGACCCATGCTCGAGTAACAATAGTAGTTTGGTATCCAAGACATCCACCAACCCAAGTTTGGAGAGCCCTTTCTCTTCGAAATCTTTACTGGACTGTCCCCCTGTGCAAGCCGTAAAGAAGTCTTTGGAGTCAGAAGCGAAGACGCATAATCTAGATGATGAGACAAATGAACAAAATCATGAAAACATCTTGAACATGGCAGACTTCCCCACAGATGAACTCATACTAATGATAGGTGCGCTACTGAACAGAATCATAACTGCAAACGATGAAACTACATATTCCTCACAACAAGTGTCGCAAGATGCCGAAGATGAACTCTTAACTCCAATCCTGGCTTTTTATGGGAAGAACGTTCCAGAGATTGCTGTAGATCAATACTTGGAGAGGATCCAAAAGTACTGTCCCACCACAAATGatatctttctttctctaCTTGTATATTTCGATAGAATCTCCAAAAACTATGGACACTGTCCTGAGCGAGATGGCTGCGCAAAGCAAATGTTCGTCATGGACTCTGGAAACATTCATAGACTACTCATAACAGGTATCACAATTTGCACGAAATTCCTaagtgattttttttatagtaACTCTCGGTACGCCAAAGTTGGAGGTATTTCTTTGCAAGAATTGAATCATTTGGAATTACAATTCCTGGTATTATGTGATTTCAAATTACTAGTTTCGGTGGAAGAAATGCAGAAATATGCAAATTTGTTATATAAATTCTGGAACGACCAGTAA